The Helicobacter sp. 11S03491-1 genomic sequence TTCACGACTAAGGATAATAAACACTGCCCAAGGATTTGCTCTATTGATTACCAAAAGCCCTATAAAGGCACTTAATATAAGCATTTTGTCCGCCAAAGGATCAAAGACCTCTCCAAATACGGATTTTGAATGGTAATTTCTTGCAATATATCCATCAAAGAAATCTGTCAAAGAAGCAATACAAAAAATCAAACAAGAAAAATAATTTATCCAACTTTTATGCATCCATTGAGGGAAAATAATATCTCCATGCAAAATAAAAATTAATAAAAAAACAGATAAAAATATTCTGGAAATGGTTAAAACATTTGGCAAATTCTTCAAGTTTTATCCTCATTGCATACTTGATAGGGGATAGAATAAGTAATTTGCTTGAGTCTAAAAAACCCGCTTATAAACACAAAAAATCCCCCAATCATCCCAATCCCTCCAAATGTCATCAAAATTTTGGCAAATCCAACAGAAAATGTAAGCAACAACAAACCAATCCCTACCAAAACAAAACAAAAAGCCACTATTTTATAGCCCGTCAAAAAAAGTTTATCCCCACTCAAACCTGTAAGCTCCGAAGCAATTTTATAAATACAATAAAAATATAATAAAACATACCCCATCATTAAAAAACCTATAAGCACTCTCAACCAATCCAAAGTTCCCTTATCTTGTGAAGATTCTAAATGCAGCATAGTCAAATCAAAATTCCAAGTATCCAAAAATATTTTAGAAAGCAGAGCCATTATCAATGTATAAAGAATACTCCCTAGCACTAAAAACATATAATATTTAAACAACCTGATATTTCTACCAAGTTTGGATAATTTATAAATCCCAAACATATTGAGAATAAAAGATACAATAATAAGTGGCGTTAGAGTAATCATTTTCTGATTTAATAAAAATAAAAAATAAATTAGAGAACTTAGCATATAAATCAATACACTTATGATCAAAAAATTTCTTGCAATCCTTAGTTGGGGAGTATCTTGAATATGCAAAGTAATAATCTTATCCATTTGCTTACCTTAAAAATTATAAAATAAATTTATTTTATCAAAATTCACTCAAAGATTGCCTTTTTTGTGTGTATAAAATTACTTAAATGTAGTGCCCCCATCAATAACAATAGTCTGACCTGTTAGCCAAGCACTTTGTGTATCATCACACAAAAAGAAAACAGCCCCTGCCAAATCTTCCGGAGTCCCCATACGATTGAGGGGAGATTGATTTTCAACAGCAGCTTTGATCTGGATATAATCAGGGAATGCCCTGAGGGCATCTGTATCAATAGGTCCCCCACTCACAGCATTCACTCGGATACTATATTCACCCAATTCAACAGCAGCATATTTCACCATTGTTTCAACAGCATTCTTAGAATTCCCATGCCCTGCATAATTTGGCATATACACAAGATTACCTGTAGAGCTGAGAGAAACAATAGCTCCTCCTCCGGCTTCTTTCATGCGTTTAGCAGCCTCTTGAGCACCCACTACAAAGGCAAGAACAGTGGCTGTATAAATATTATTCAATCCCCTGGGTTTCAATCTCATAAAAGGAGCAAACCCTCCGGCAACTGATTTCCCATAAATAATCGCATTAGAAACAAAAAAATCGACCCTTTCAAAATCTTGGTCAATTTTTTTAAACAATTCAACGTATTGCTCAGGTTCAAGCACATTCAAGGGATAATATTTTGCTTTGATGGAATATTTTGCCTCTACATCTTGAGCGATATTTTGTGCCTCTTGTTCGTTTTTGTTATAAGTAAAGGCAATATTAACACCATTTTGAGCAAATCTATAAAGAATAGCTTTACCAATCCCCCTGGTAGCCCCACTTATAACCAAAGTCTTCCCTCTCATATAATTTGTTGTATTTTGCAAACTCGTCATTTTAACACCTCATAGTTTTGTAAAGTTTTTTCAATTAATTTCATGTGTTCTTTGCTTGGCGCTACCAAAGGCAGGCGATATTCCAAACTATCAATTAGTCCGGATAAATACATTCCGGCTTTGATTGGAATAGGATTGCTTTCACAAAATAAAACCCTATTTATATCATAAAGTTCATTATTAATTCTTTTAGAATGAGTCATATCCCCATTTAAAGCAGATTTTGTAAGTTCTACAATTTTATTAGGCAACAAGTTTCCGGTTACAGAAATAACGCCCCTCCCTCCATTTGCCAAGATAGGATAATTAATGGCATCTTCACCGCTAAAAATCTCTATCTGACTTGCATTTTGGTTTAACTCAATAATTCTCTCCATGGAGCCTGCAGCTTCTTTGATAGCAAAAATATTTTTAACATCCTTAAAAAGTCTGATGGCTGTTTGCACCTCAATACTCACTCCTGTACGACCGGGAACATTATAAAGCATTAAGGGAATTTCAACAGATTGTGCCACAGCTTTATAATGTTGGTAAATCCCCTCTTGACTGGGTTTATTATAATAAGGACTTACGCACAAAATTCCATCAGCGCCACTTTTTTGAGCAAATTTTGCCAATTCAATAGCCTCAGCTGTTGAGTTACTCCCTGCGCCGGCTAAAACCTTTACTCCACTGCCCTTGCAAACTTCTAATACGATCTCTATACACCGCATGTGTTCTTTGTGTGTAAGGGTAGCAGATTCTCCGGTAGTTCCCACAGGCACACAGGCATCCATGCCATATTTGATTTGTCTTTTAATAAGGTATTCATAAGTTACCTCATCAATCATAGAATTTTTAAAAGGCGTAATTAAAGCACTCATAGCACCATTTAGCATACTTTAGCTCCTATTTTTTCAATATAAGCGTCGTTGAAGCAGAATCAACAAAATATTTATTAGCTACTTTTTGAATATCTTGGATACTCAAGGCATCAAATGCTTCCTCATAAGTTAGCAACGGTTGAATATCCCCTCTTGCAAAATAACTTCCAAAAAGTGCAGCAACACTTGATGAATCTTCCAGGCTATAGATAAAACTTGCCCTGGAATTGAGTTTAATTTTATCAAGTTGGGCTTGGGTAATTTTACCCTTTTTTAGCTGATCAATCAGAGTAATAATTTCTTTTTTAACTATTTGGGCATCAATGCCCTCATTTGCCCCTGCGATAAATAAAAATACGCCCTTATCTTTCAAGTCCATGTTATAGGCATAAATTTGAGAAACTAATCTTTTTTTATCAACCAATTCACTTTGAAGCAAACTACTTTTCCCGCTACTGAGTAAATCAGCGATAGCACTTAGGGCTACTTGATCTTTATGTGCAAAATTCGGGATTTTATAGCCTAGTGCTAACCACTGCACTTGGGTATCTTTATGGACAATCCCATCTCTTGCTCCATCTTGCTTGGGCTCTTGCATATAAACTTCAGGAATTTTAGTAATTGTATTTTTTATTTTAGAAAAATGTTTTTTAGCACTTTGAAAAACCAATTGCGGATCAATATCTCCTGCTACCAAAATAAGGGCATTTTTGGGTTGGTAATAGATTGAGTGAAAATTACGAATATCTTCAATATTCCAATTTTGAATATCTTCCATAAATCCAATAGGTGTCCAATGATAGGGGTGATAGATGAAGGCTGTATTGAAAAATCTAAAATACAAGTATCCTGTGGGAGAATTGTCTGTTCTCCACCTCCTTTCTTCAGCAACCACATTGCGTTCAGGCAAAAATTCATCTTCTTTTAGAGATAAATTTGCCATCAATTCAGCAAATAATTCCAATGATTTATCTAAATTCGTGTTGCTGGATTTAATAAAATAGCGCGTATAATCAAACCCCGTAGAAGCATTACTAAGCCCTCCAAATTTTTTAACAATTTCGTCAAACTCACCACTCTTGAGATGTTTGCTGGATTTGAAATTCAGATGTTCTAGCATATGGGCAATGCCACTTTTACCCATAGTTTCATTCCTGGATCCCACCTTATAAAAAACATCTGTTTCAATCACACCACTTCCATTTTTCATCGGCACAACAACAACTTGCAATCCATTTTCAAGCTGTATTTGCTCATACTTCGGAAGAGACGTATGCACTTTTGCATTCAAATTACTCATAATCACTCCTAAACTCATTAAAATAAAAAATACATTTTTCACTTCAAATCTACTCCTATAGCCTCTTTTAAACTTAAAAATCCATCTTTATTCAAAAGCTCCTCAATTTCATGATTGATATTTTTACACAAACAAGGTCCTTTAAAAATCAATCCCGTATAAACTTGCACCAAAGAAGCTCCCATTTTAATCCTTTTATAGGCTTCTTCCCCGCTATCAATGCCTCCTGCAGAAATTAGAATCGTTTTGTCAAAAAAAACTTTAGCAAGTTCTTTAAATATCTCCGCGCTTTTATTCCTCAAAGCTCCCCCGCTAATCCCCCCTATATTCTTTGGAGAACAAACCAAAGAATAGTCAATAGTTGTATTTGTCGCTATAATCCCGCTCCCACCACTATCAATAGCCTTTTGACACACTTCAAGCAGCGAATCTATTGGCATATCCGGAGAGATTTTTAAAAATAAAGGCTTACTCGTATATTCTCTAGCCATCAAAAAAAGTTCTCCTACAAAAGTAGTATTTTGCAAATCTCTCAAATTAGGGGTATTTGGCGAGGAAAGATTAAAAACATAATAATCTCCCAAACTCAAAAAATCTTTTAGTACTTCTTCATAATTTTTCAAAGTATCTTCTATTGGTATAGATTTATTTTTCCCCAGATTTATCCCAATAGGTAACACGAAAGGATAAGATTTTGCAAGTCTTGAAGCAATTTTTTGAGAACCCTGATTGTTGAAACCCATCGCATTTTGAATACTTTCTTCTTCTACATGACGAAATAGTCTTGGCTTAGGATTGCCTTTTTGAGCATTTTTAGTAACACTTCCAATCTCCAAAAATCCAAACCCCAAAGCACCCATGCCTTGAATTAATGTGGCATTTTTATCAAACCCTGCAGCTAACCCCACAGGATTATAAAAGTTCAACCCGCAAATATTATTGTGTAATTTTTCACTCTCATAACAAAAATTTTTTATCAAAATCTCTTGGACCAAACTCAAAGAAGATGCCTTTTGAAGCAAAGTTTCAGTTATGCTATGAATAATTTCAGGATCAAATTTAAACAAAATATTACGTATTCTCTTATATGCAGACATTCATAACCTTAATTATTTTTACAAACCAAATTATTTTACTCAAAAAATATTTAAGGAAAAATAACTTAGAGTGAGTTTTTCTGATAAGCTTTGGCTAATTTTACATATTCATTAGCGGAAACTTGAATACTTTGAATCTCATTTTCATTCAAAACACGTATTAATTTTGCCGGATTGCCTAATATCAAACTTTTTGGAGGAAATACCTTGCCTTTGGTAACCAAACTCCCTGCCCCAACAATACTCATCTCTCCAATGCAAGCATCATCCATAATGATGCTTCCCATGCCTATCAAACAAAGATTTTTAATTGTGCAAGCATGGATAACGCAATTATGCCCAATGGTAACATCCTCTCCAATCTCTACGCCCCCGCCATGTTCATTTTCATAAGCAACATGAATGATGCTGAGATCTTGAATATTGCTTCCGGCTCCAATTTTGATAGAATTGACATCTCCTCTTAGCACACAACCAAACCATAAACTGCATTCTTGCTCAACAGATACATTCCCAATAATTTGGACTCCCTCAAAAACAATTGCAGAAGCATGGATCTGCGGGGTGTTTTGATTGAAACCAATTATATTGCCTTTCATTTTACAAATCTCCTTTTATTTTTTCTAAAATTTTTCTGGCTTTAAAATGTTCTTGTTCATTTTTATCAGCATTATAAAGCTCATTAGTATATTCCTCATAAATAACTTGAGAGCTAAAAGATTCCTCTTTTGAATAGATTTTATAATATTCCCCATCTTCTCCAAGCTCATGATTTTGAATATTATCTTGGAGTTGAATATTTAAAATTTCCAATAATCTTTGTGTCATAAATGGCGAAGTAGAGGGGGTTAGGAGTTCAACCCTGCGTTCAAGATTTCTGGGCATTAAATCTGCGCTTGAAAAATATATTTGAGGCAAGGCATGTTTAAAATAATAAATCCTGGCATGTTCAAGGTATTTTCCTATGATAGAAAATACACGGATATTTTCGCTAAATCCTTTTACGCCCGGTCTCAAACAACAAATTCCTCTAATAATCAAATCAATCTTGACTCCTGCCCTTGAAGCTTTATAAAGACTTTTAATAATATCTGCATCTACAAGAGAGTTAGCCTTAAGAATAATCCTGCCCTCTGTGGCCTGGGCAATTTCATTTTCTATCAAAGAAAGAATTTTGGATTTTATTTGCAAAGGTGCTAAGCATAAAACATTCAACTCGGTTTTATGAGAAGTCCCTGTTGATAAAGAATGAAAAAGTTTGATAACATCATTTGCAATTTCTTTGTTTGAAGTAAATAAACTCACATCTGTATAAATTTTTGCAGAAATACTATTATAATTCCCCGTGCTAAGATGGACATATTCATGGAGTTTGTCCCCTATTTTTTTAATGACTAAAGCCACCTTTGCATGCACTTTTAATTTAGGCACACCATAAATAACATGAGCTCCTGCAGATTCAAGTGCCTTAGCCCAATGCAAATTATTTTCTTCATCAAATCTGGCTTTTAATTCCACAAGAACAGTTACTTGTTTGTTTTCTGCTGCTTCTGTAAGAGCTTTGACAATCGGAGAATTTTTGCCCACTCGATACAAAGTCATTCGTATAGAGAGTACATCAGGATCTTTTGCTGCGCTTTGGATAAATTTCACAACAGAATCAAAGCTTTCATAAGGGTGAAACACCATCACATCTTGTTTATCAATAATATCAAAAATTGAGCTTGGACAATCCAGAGGAGGAAGTATTTTGGGATTAAAAGGAGTACTTGTTAAATAAGCAAAATCTTTGCATGCAACAAGTTCCCAAAATGTGCTTAGATTTAAGGGGATCTTGCTTTCATAAATATCTTCTTTTGTAACCACAATTTGTTTTTTAACAAATTCAAGCAAATTTTCATCCCCTGATCCCACTTCAAGCCTGACTATTTCACCTTTTTTTCTTGCTTTTAGCCCTTCACTCATGAGTTCAATAAAATCATCTGCTTCATCTTCTTCTATTTCAATATCAGCATTACGCGTAACTCTAAAAGGAATATAACTTATCAACTCATACCCTTCAAATAAATCCCCTGCAAACTCCCCTACGATTGTTTCAACAGGGACAAACAAGCCCTTTTCAATTTCTATAAACCTTGTCAAAACTCTAGGGATTCGTATCATCCCGTATTTGATTTCATCATCTTCCTCACCCTTAAGCTTGAGGGCGATACCAAAACTAAGGCTGTTGAGGTGTGGGAAAGGATGAGTAGAATCCACAACAATAGGGACAATAATAGGATAAAGATAGCTTTGAAAATAATCTTTAATGCCTGATTTTTGAGTTTTGCTTAATTCAGAAAAATTCTTGATGATGAGACCTGATTTTGCCAATTGAGATTTAATTGTATCAAAGAGAGATTTTAAAAAGCTTTGT encodes the following:
- the pgsA gene encoding CDP-diacylglycerol--glycerol-3-phosphate 3-phosphatidyltransferase, which encodes MKNLPNVLTISRIFLSVFLLIFILHGDIIFPQWMHKSWINYFSCLIFCIASLTDFFDGYIARNYHSKSVFGEVFDPLADKMLILSAFIGLLVINRANPWAVFIILSREFFITGLRVVVAGSGKRVGANMLGKYKTGIQILAIAFLLANFFPGGEILLWIATFATLYSGGDYALRYYKSMKICG
- a CDS encoding enoyl-ACP reductase, whose amino-acid sequence is MTSLQNTTNYMRGKTLVISGATRGIGKAILYRFAQNGVNIAFTYNKNEQEAQNIAQDVEAKYSIKAKYYPLNVLEPEQYVELFKKIDQDFERVDFFVSNAIIYGKSVAGGFAPFMRLKPRGLNNIYTATVLAFVVGAQEAAKRMKEAGGGAIVSLSSTGNLVYMPNYAGHGNSKNAVETMVKYAAVELGEYSIRVNAVSGGPIDTDALRAFPDYIQIKAAVENQSPLNRMGTPEDLAGAVFFLCDDTQSAWLTGQTIVIDGGTTFK
- the dapA gene encoding 4-hydroxy-tetrahydrodipicolinate synthase, with the protein product MLNGAMSALITPFKNSMIDEVTYEYLIKRQIKYGMDACVPVGTTGESATLTHKEHMRCIEIVLEVCKGSGVKVLAGAGSNSTAEAIELAKFAQKSGADGILCVSPYYNKPSQEGIYQHYKAVAQSVEIPLMLYNVPGRTGVSIEVQTAIRLFKDVKNIFAIKEAAGSMERIIELNQNASQIEIFSGEDAINYPILANGGRGVISVTGNLLPNKIVELTKSALNGDMTHSKRINNELYDINRVLFCESNPIPIKAGMYLSGLIDSLEYRLPLVAPSKEHMKLIEKTLQNYEVLK
- a CDS encoding pitrilysin family protein; translation: MSLGVIMSNLNAKVHTSLPKYEQIQLENGLQVVVVPMKNGSGVIETDVFYKVGSRNETMGKSGIAHMLEHLNFKSSKHLKSGEFDEIVKKFGGLSNASTGFDYTRYFIKSSNTNLDKSLELFAELMANLSLKEDEFLPERNVVAEERRWRTDNSPTGYLYFRFFNTAFIYHPYHWTPIGFMEDIQNWNIEDIRNFHSIYYQPKNALILVAGDIDPQLVFQSAKKHFSKIKNTITKIPEVYMQEPKQDGARDGIVHKDTQVQWLALGYKIPNFAHKDQVALSAIADLLSSGKSSLLQSELVDKKRLVSQIYAYNMDLKDKGVFLFIAGANEGIDAQIVKKEIITLIDQLKKGKITQAQLDKIKLNSRASFIYSLEDSSSVAALFGSYFARGDIQPLLTYEEAFDALSIQDIQKVANKYFVDSASTTLILKK
- a CDS encoding quinone-dependent dihydroorotate dehydrogenase, whose protein sequence is MSAYKRIRNILFKFDPEIIHSITETLLQKASSLSLVQEILIKNFCYESEKLHNNICGLNFYNPVGLAAGFDKNATLIQGMGALGFGFLEIGSVTKNAQKGNPKPRLFRHVEEESIQNAMGFNNQGSQKIASRLAKSYPFVLPIGINLGKNKSIPIEDTLKNYEEVLKDFLSLGDYYVFNLSSPNTPNLRDLQNTTFVGELFLMAREYTSKPLFLKISPDMPIDSLLEVCQKAIDSGGSGIIATNTTIDYSLVCSPKNIGGISGGALRNKSAEIFKELAKVFFDKTILISAGGIDSGEEAYKRIKMGASLVQVYTGLIFKGPCLCKNINHEIEELLNKDGFLSLKEAIGVDLK
- a CDS encoding gamma carbonic anhydrase family protein; the encoded protein is MKGNIIGFNQNTPQIHASAIVFEGVQIIGNVSVEQECSLWFGCVLRGDVNSIKIGAGSNIQDLSIIHVAYENEHGGGVEIGEDVTIGHNCVIHACTIKNLCLIGMGSIIMDDACIGEMSIVGAGSLVTKGKVFPPKSLILGNPAKLIRVLNENEIQSIQVSANEYVKLAKAYQKNSL
- a CDS encoding RNA degradosome polyphosphate kinase — encoded protein: MELSDPKMFFNRELSWLKFNTRVLNEAHNESLPLLERLKFLAIYGTNLDEFYMIRVAGLKRLYASGIAETGADKLTPSEQLKHIRDYLHQEQSFLKSLFDTIKSQLAKSGLIIKNFSELSKTQKSGIKDYFQSYLYPIIVPIVVDSTHPFPHLNSLSFGIALKLKGEEDDEIKYGMIRIPRVLTRFIEIEKGLFVPVETIVGEFAGDLFEGYELISYIPFRVTRNADIEIEEDEADDFIELMSEGLKARKKGEIVRLEVGSGDENLLEFVKKQIVVTKEDIYESKIPLNLSTFWELVACKDFAYLTSTPFNPKILPPLDCPSSIFDIIDKQDVMVFHPYESFDSVVKFIQSAAKDPDVLSIRMTLYRVGKNSPIVKALTEAAENKQVTVLVELKARFDEENNLHWAKALESAGAHVIYGVPKLKVHAKVALVIKKIGDKLHEYVHLSTGNYNSISAKIYTDVSLFTSNKEIANDVIKLFHSLSTGTSHKTELNVLCLAPLQIKSKILSLIENEIAQATEGRIILKANSLVDADIIKSLYKASRAGVKIDLIIRGICCLRPGVKGFSENIRVFSIIGKYLEHARIYYFKHALPQIYFSSADLMPRNLERRVELLTPSTSPFMTQRLLEILNIQLQDNIQNHELGEDGEYYKIYSKEESFSSQVIYEEYTNELYNADKNEQEHFKARKILEKIKGDL